In Thermococcus sp. M39, the following are encoded in one genomic region:
- the ppsA gene encoding phosphoenolpyruvate synthase: MAYKFIKWFEELSKEDVPLVGGKGANLGEMTRAGIPVPPGFCVTAEAYKYFVENVKVEDGRTLQEWIMDIISKTNVDDSKQLQENTAKIREKIISLPMPEEIEKEIREAYKELSQRFGKEEVYVAVRSSATAEDLPEASFAGQQETYLDVLGADDVIDKVKKCWASLWTARATFYREKQGFDHMKVYLSAVVQKMVNSEKSGVMFTANPVTNNRNEIMINASWGLGEAVVSGSVTPDEYIVEKGTWKIKEKFIAKKEVMVVRNPETGRGTVYVKVAEYLGPEWVEKQVLTDEQIIEVAKIGAKIEEHYGWPQDIEWAYDKDDGKLYIVQSRPITTLKEEVSGEEVEEVEEAEVILKGLGASPGIGAGRVVVIFDASEIDKVKEGDILVTTMTNPDMVPAMKRAAAIVTDEGGRTSHAAIVSRELGIPCVVGTKEATKKLKTGDYVTVDGTRGVVYKGIVKSLVKKEKEEKAEGKVVVAGAPLVTGTMVKVNVSMPEVAERAAATGADGVGLLRAEHMILTIGQHPIKFIKEGKFDELVERLADGIRTVAAAFYPRPVWYRTLDAPTNEFKEMPGGEDEPDERNPMLGWRGIRRSLDQPELLKAEFTAIKKVVEEGYNNVGVMLPLVSHPYQIREAKRIAREVGLEPHKDVAFGVMIEVPAAAIIIEDLIKEGIDFISFGTNDLTQYTLALDRDNERVAKLYDETHPAVLKLIKHVIKVCKKYGVETSICGQAGSDPKMARILVRLGIDSISANPDAVELIRKVVAQEERKIMLEAARRQIFKDEEDLF, encoded by the coding sequence ATGGCGTACAAATTCATAAAGTGGTTTGAAGAACTGAGCAAGGAAGATGTGCCACTTGTTGGTGGTAAGGGTGCAAACCTTGGAGAAATGACAAGAGCTGGAATTCCAGTTCCACCAGGATTCTGTGTTACAGCTGAAGCATACAAGTACTTTGTTGAGAATGTTAAGGTCGAAGACGGAAGAACACTCCAAGAGTGGATTATGGACATAATCAGCAAGACCAACGTTGACGACTCAAAGCAATTGCAAGAAAACACTGCCAAAATTAGGGAGAAGATTATTTCACTCCCAATGCCAGAAGAAATTGAAAAGGAAATTAGAGAAGCTTACAAAGAGCTCAGCCAAAGATTTGGTAAGGAGGAGGTTTATGTTGCTGTCCGTTCATCTGCTACCGCTGAAGACTTACCTGAGGCTTCATTCGCTGGTCAGCAGGAGACATACTTAGATGTTCTCGGTGCTGATGATGTTATTGACAAGGTTAAGAAGTGTTGGGCTTCACTCTGGACTGCAAGAGCTACCTTCTATAGAGAGAAGCAAGGATTTGACCACATGAAGGTCTATTTAAGCGCAGTTGTTCAGAAGATGGTCAACAGCGAGAAGAGCGGTGTTATGTTTACAGCTAACCCAGTTACAAACAACAGAAATGAAATCATGATTAACGCTTCTTGGGGACTCGGTGAGGCTGTCGTTAGCGGTTCAGTTACACCAGACGAGTACATCGTCGAGAAGGGAACATGGAAGATTAAGGAGAAGTTCATCGCAAAGAAGGAAGTTATGGTTGTCAGAAACCCAGAAACCGGTAGGGGAACCGTTTACGTTAAGGTCGCTGAATACCTCGGCCCAGAGTGGGTTGAGAAGCAAGTCCTCACAGACGAGCAGATTATTGAAGTTGCTAAGATTGGTGCAAAGATTGAGGAGCACTACGGATGGCCACAGGACATCGAGTGGGCTTATGACAAGGATGATGGAAAGCTCTACATTGTCCAATCAAGACCAATCACAACACTCAAAGAAGAAGTCAGCGGAGAGGAAGTTGAGGAAGTTGAAGAAGCAGAGGTTATTCTCAAGGGTCTTGGTGCTTCACCAGGTATCGGTGCTGGTAGAGTAGTTGTCATCTTCGACGCAAGCGAGATCGACAAGGTTAAGGAAGGAGACATTCTCGTTACAACAATGACAAACCCAGATATGGTTCCAGCAATGAAGAGAGCTGCTGCAATTGTAACAGATGAGGGTGGAAGAACAAGCCACGCTGCAATCGTCTCAAGAGAGCTCGGAATTCCATGTGTTGTTGGTACAAAAGAGGCAACCAAGAAGCTCAAGACCGGCGACTACGTCACAGTTGATGGTACAAGAGGTGTAGTTTACAAGGGAATCGTCAAGAGCCTCGTCAAGAAGGAGAAAGAGGAGAAGGCAGAAGGAAAAGTTGTCGTTGCAGGCGCTCCACTCGTCACAGGAACAATGGTCAAGGTCAACGTTTCAATGCCAGAAGTTGCTGAAAGAGCTGCTGCAACAGGTGCAGATGGTGTTGGACTGCTTAGAGCCGAGCACATGATCCTTACAATCGGACAGCACCCAATCAAGTTCATCAAGGAAGGAAAGTTCGACGAGCTTGTTGAGAGACTCGCTGACGGTATCAGAACAGTTGCAGCTGCATTCTATCCAAGACCAGTCTGGTACAGAACATTAGACGCTCCAACAAACGAGTTCAAGGAGATGCCAGGTGGAGAGGACGAGCCAGACGAGAGAAACCCAATGCTCGGATGGAGAGGAATTAGAAGAAGCCTCGACCAGCCAGAGCTCCTTAAGGCAGAGTTCACTGCAATCAAGAAGGTCGTTGAGGAAGGCTACAACAACGTCGGTGTAATGCTTCCACTCGTCAGCCACCCATACCAGATCAGAGAAGCAAAGAGAATTGCAAGAGAAGTCGGCCTTGAGCCACACAAGGATGTTGCCTTTGGTGTCATGATTGAGGTTCCAGCAGCTGCAATAATCATCGAGGACCTCATCAAGGAAGGAATTGACTTCATCAGCTTCGGTACAAACGATCTCACCCAGTACACACTCGCTCTTGACAGAGACAACGAGAGAGTTGCAAAGCTCTACGATGAGACACACCCAGCTGTGCTTAAGCTCATCAAGCACGTCATTAAGGTCTGTAAGAAGTACGGCGTTGAGACAAGCATCTGTGGACAGGCTGGAAGTGATCCAAAGATGGCAAGAATCCTCGTCAGACTTGGAATTGACAGCATCTCAGCCAACCCAGATGCCGTTGAATTAATCAGAAAGGTCGTTGCACAAGAAGAGCGCAAGATAATGCTTGAGGCTGCAAGAAGGCAAATCTTCAAGGACGAAGAAGACCTCTTCTGA
- a CDS encoding DUF6798 domain-containing protein has translation MKKEKIYLILLLLISFIIRLIPHRNLLLAVYDEYLHRDITLRIVNEGIGVISKDIGSLLGLKAYSYPPLFHIVGAIVYKLFPTEYVFFILPAVYGTISVGLFYLLSKEIFGDNKKALLATTFLAFAPNFVYRTSLYIPENLGLVIFITGMILLVRFLKSWDYKYIIGLLVLLPIYMLTHRGWVFFVAVAVIMLFIHLIPWIKKNLHYFALAVLIGVVLYFIPPINHFIAGLLLRMPKEEVTALGYLKWIGVVQLIFGVLATKKYLKSDPIRQGIALWAWAFMIAGATAFRFRDPYASLPLSIMAAEFFHDEFLPNLNTWLNAVIKDASGKGAELFKRIVLSKKTRAVIIAALILVPIVQGAYSSYKYIIPPTVKDREAFEWIRENTPPDAVFLTWWDVGYLLIGNTHRKDIVMWKKVYQGFFEKAPNPREAIQAYNDVVTMFGTTQRERVYKLMEKYNVTYVYSDRRMRSLGLIKYGLMEYIAYDTHFKTLFVNGNSEIYKFIPNPPLELYDLNPLNYTGEYSAVVSFLEKFWTGFNYADFDDGYKADFFLNARIARLYAYLYQKTSDKQFKERYEWLLKWLTYKQLDNGGFPEGIPPNDFTLYTAFTMEPLKDLPFEGKNKTLNYLKSRVKEDYIMTTPKDKKGDLFAEAQMLPILYELGVLNETTTNNLIEKILEEQRDDGSWKKSLGGTIVTAFGLARYYQLSGDERVLPAIKKAAEWISEQQEENGRFKGESGYGYSRATYANVLFIYHVAGMKDKEEQMLKIIEETYDLQKEPRPLQATLDILRALEYSYGLERAIEIVENILELHPF, from the coding sequence GTGAAGAAGGAAAAAATATACCTCATTCTATTGCTCCTAATCTCATTCATAATAAGGCTCATACCTCACAGAAATCTGCTGCTGGCGGTATACGACGAATACCTACATAGGGATATAACCCTGAGAATTGTCAACGAAGGGATAGGCGTAATTTCAAAGGACATTGGCTCGCTCCTCGGGCTTAAAGCATACAGCTATCCTCCTCTCTTCCACATAGTTGGGGCTATTGTGTACAAGCTCTTTCCAACTGAGTATGTGTTCTTCATTCTCCCAGCAGTTTATGGCACGATAAGTGTAGGTCTCTTCTATCTGCTCTCAAAGGAGATTTTTGGAGACAACAAAAAAGCCCTTTTAGCTACGACTTTTCTAGCCTTTGCTCCAAATTTTGTATATAGAACAAGCCTTTACATCCCAGAAAACCTTGGACTTGTGATTTTCATAACCGGAATGATACTTCTTGTGAGGTTTCTCAAAAGCTGGGACTATAAATATATAATAGGATTACTAGTTCTATTGCCAATTTACATGCTCACCCACAGGGGTTGGGTCTTCTTCGTTGCAGTTGCTGTAATAATGCTCTTTATTCACCTAATCCCTTGGATAAAGAAAAACCTTCACTACTTTGCCCTAGCTGTGCTGATAGGTGTAGTACTATACTTCATCCCCCCAATAAACCACTTTATCGCTGGTCTCCTGCTGAGAATGCCAAAAGAGGAAGTTACAGCTCTGGGATATCTTAAATGGATTGGTGTTGTTCAGTTAATCTTTGGAGTCCTTGCAACTAAAAAATATCTCAAAAGCGACCCTATACGACAAGGAATTGCACTCTGGGCTTGGGCTTTCATGATTGCTGGAGCTACAGCTTTCAGATTCAGAGATCCATATGCTTCCTTGCCACTTTCAATTATGGCCGCTGAGTTCTTCCATGATGAGTTCCTCCCTAATTTGAACACTTGGCTGAATGCTGTAATCAAAGATGCAAGCGGAAAAGGTGCTGAGCTGTTTAAGAGGATCGTTCTGAGCAAGAAAACGAGAGCAGTAATCATTGCTGCACTTATACTGGTTCCAATCGTTCAGGGAGCATATTCCTCATATAAATACATAATCCCCCCAACGGTGAAGGACAGGGAGGCCTTCGAGTGGATTAGAGAGAACACACCTCCAGATGCAGTATTTCTAACGTGGTGGGATGTTGGCTACCTTTTAATTGGAAACACTCACAGAAAAGATATAGTTATGTGGAAGAAGGTTTATCAAGGATTTTTTGAGAAAGCACCCAATCCAAGAGAAGCCATACAGGCATATAATGACGTTGTAACGATGTTTGGAACGACACAGAGAGAAAGAGTGTATAAGCTCATGGAAAAGTACAATGTAACCTATGTTTATTCGGATAGGAGAATGAGAAGCTTGGGTCTAATCAAATACGGCCTTATGGAATACATAGCCTATGACACCCACTTCAAGACTCTTTTTGTTAACGGAAACTCTGAAATCTACAAGTTCATTCCAAACCCACCTCTGGAGCTTTATGACCTAAACCCACTAAACTATACTGGAGAATACTCAGCAGTTGTCAGCTTTTTGGAGAAGTTCTGGACTGGCTTTAATTATGCCGATTTTGACGATGGATACAAAGCCGATTTCTTCCTAAATGCAAGAATTGCCCGGCTATATGCTTACCTTTACCAAAAAACCAGTGACAAGCAGTTCAAGGAGAGATATGAATGGCTACTTAAGTGGCTGACATATAAACAATTAGATAACGGAGGCTTTCCCGAAGGAATTCCGCCAAATGATTTCACATTATACACAGCGTTCACGATGGAGCCTCTCAAAGATTTGCCTTTCGAAGGAAAAAATAAGACCCTCAACTATCTAAAAAGCAGAGTAAAGGAAGATTACATAATGACAACACCAAAAGACAAGAAAGGAGACTTATTTGCTGAGGCACAGATGTTACCAATACTTTACGAGCTTGGGGTTCTGAATGAAACTACAACAAACAACTTGATTGAAAAGATCCTTGAAGAGCAGAGGGATGATGGAAGCTGGAAGAAGAGCTTAGGCGGAACTATTGTTACAGCCTTTGGATTAGCAAGGTATTATCAGCTCAGTGGAGACGAAAGGGTTTTACCAGCAATTAAGAAAGCCGCTGAGTGGATTTCAGAACAGCAAGAAGAAAACGGAAGATTCAAAGGAGAGAGCGGTTATGGATACTCGAGAGCAACTTATGCAAATGTCCTTTTCATATATCATGTTGCTGGCATGAAAGACAAAGAAGAGCAGATGCTCAAAATAATCGAAGAAACTTATGATTTGCAAAAAGAACCGAGACCCTTACAAGCTACCCTTGACATATTAAGGGCATTAGAGTACAGCTATGGGCTTGAACGTGCAATAGAAATAGTAGAGAACATTTTAGAACTTCATCCTTTTTAG
- a CDS encoding M20 family metallopeptidase, with translation MNPIEEALKIKDQIIAWRRDFHMYPELKYEEERTSKIVEEHLREWGYKIKRVGTGIIADIGEGDKRIALRADMDALPVQEENEVPYKSKIPGKMHACGHDAHTAMLLGAAKIIAEHEDKLQNAVRLIFQPAEEGGNGALKMIEAGALEGVDAIFGIHVWMDLPSGVFGIRDGPILAGAGTFSIKIKGRGGHGAAPHETIDPIPITAQAILAFQTIVSRNLNPIETGVVSVCAVQGGTAFNVIPEEVEMKGTHRFFSEEVRELIEKRMDEILRGLTSAHGATYELDIKELVPPTINHPGMTEFVRKVALKYSMRVGEVAKSMGAEDFAYYLQKVPGMFIPLGIRNEKKGIIYPHHHPKFDVDEDVLHLGTALEVALAFNFSNL, from the coding sequence ATGAATCCCATTGAAGAAGCTTTGAAAATAAAAGACCAGATTATAGCGTGGCGCAGGGATTTCCACATGTATCCAGAACTCAAATATGAAGAGGAAAGAACCTCCAAGATTGTGGAAGAACACTTGAGAGAGTGGGGCTATAAAATTAAGCGCGTTGGAACAGGAATAATAGCTGATATCGGAGAGGGTGATAAAAGAATAGCTCTTAGAGCAGATATGGACGCTCTGCCAGTTCAAGAGGAAAATGAAGTCCCTTACAAGTCTAAAATCCCTGGAAAGATGCATGCTTGTGGACACGACGCTCACACTGCCATGCTCTTAGGAGCAGCAAAAATCATAGCTGAACATGAAGATAAACTCCAAAATGCAGTTCGTCTAATATTCCAGCCGGCTGAAGAAGGGGGCAATGGAGCGTTAAAGATGATTGAAGCCGGTGCTCTAGAAGGAGTTGATGCAATCTTTGGAATACATGTATGGATGGACTTGCCAAGCGGAGTTTTTGGAATTAGAGATGGACCAATCTTAGCAGGTGCAGGAACATTCAGCATTAAAATAAAAGGGAGGGGCGGCCATGGGGCAGCACCCCACGAAACTATTGATCCAATTCCAATTACTGCCCAAGCAATTTTAGCATTCCAAACGATTGTAAGCAGAAATCTCAATCCAATTGAGACAGGCGTTGTGAGTGTGTGCGCAGTCCAAGGGGGCACTGCTTTTAACGTTATTCCAGAAGAGGTCGAAATGAAAGGCACTCATCGCTTTTTCAGTGAGGAGGTTAGGGAGTTAATAGAGAAAAGGATGGACGAAATTTTGAGAGGTTTAACTTCAGCTCATGGAGCAACATACGAGCTCGACATCAAAGAGCTTGTTCCACCAACGATAAATCATCCAGGGATGACGGAATTTGTGAGAAAAGTAGCTTTAAAATATAGTATGAGGGTTGGAGAGGTTGCCAAATCTATGGGTGCAGAGGATTTCGCATATTATCTCCAAAAAGTTCCTGGAATGTTCATACCCTTGGGAATTAGAAACGAAAAGAAGGGCATAATCTATCCGCACCATCATCCAAAATTCGATGTTGATGAGGATGTTCTTCATCTAGGGACTGCTTTGGAAGTTGCTTTAGCATTTAACTTCTCAAATTTATAG